In the genome of Rhodamnia argentea isolate NSW1041297 chromosome 3, ASM2092103v1, whole genome shotgun sequence, one region contains:
- the LOC115731377 gene encoding metacaspase-1, protein MYPPPPPMLVNCSGCRTPLQLPPGARSIRCAICQAVTNIADPRAAPPPAPHPPSAHAAPPPPSPYGHAPPGAPPSPHGRKRAVICGISYKYSRHELKGCINDARCMRYLLMNKFHFPQESILMLTEEEADPYKIPNKQNLRMALFWLVQGCQPGDSLVFHYSGHGSRQRNYNGDEVDGYDETLCPLDFETQGMIVDDEINATIVRPLPHGVKLHAIIDACHSGTVLDLPFLCRMDRSGRYIWEDHRPRSGVYKGTNGGEAISFSGCDDDQTSADTSALSQITSTGAMTFCFIQAIERGHGSTYGSILNSMRTTIRNTGNDGGGIGVGGGVVTSLITMLVTGGSLIGGGLRQEPQLTACQTFDAYTKPFSL, encoded by the exons ATGtatccgccgccgccgccgatgcTGGTCAACTGCTCCGGCTGCCGCACCCCGCTGCAGCTCCCGCCGGGAGCCAGATCCATCCGCTGCGCCATCTGCCAAGCCGTCACGAACATCGCCGATCCCCGCGCGGCCCCTCCCCCAGCGCCGCATCCTCCCTCGGCCCACgcggcgccgccgccgccctcgcCGTACGGCCACGCGCCGCCGGGGGCCCCTCCGAGCCCCCACGGGCGGAAGAGGGCGGTGATCTGCGGGATATCGTACAAGTACTCGAGGCACGAGCTCAAGGGGTGCATCAACGACGCCAGGTGCATGCGTTACTTGCTCATGAACAAGTTCCATTTCCCTCAGGAGTCCATTCTCATGCTTACAG AAGAAGAAGCCGACCCTTACAAAATtccaaacaaacaaaacttGAGGATGGCATTGTTTTGGCTTGTACAAGGCTGTCAACCTGGAGATTCCCTTGTATTCCATTACTCAGGTCACGGTTCACGGCAAAGAAACTATAATGGTGATGAAGTTGATGGTTATGATGAAACATTGTGTCCCCTTGACTTTGAAACCCAGGGTATGATTGTCGATGATGAGATTAATGCAACAATTGTGAGACCTCTTCCTCATGGTGTTAAGCTCCATGCGATAATAGATGCTTGCCATAGTGGCACTGTACTTGATTTACCATTCCTTTGCCGAATGGACAG GAGTGGCCGTTACATATGGGAGGACCATCGCCCTCGATCTGGTGTTTACAAGGGAACAAATGGTGGAGAAGCCATTTCATTCAGTGGCTGCGATGATGACCAAACTTCAGCAGACACATCT GCTTTGTCACAGATTACATCTACTGGAGCTATGACCTTCTGCTTCATCCAAGCGATTGAGCGCGGACATGGATCTACATATGGTAGCATACTCAATTCCATGCGTACCACTATACGAAATACAGGAAATGATGGTGGTGGTATTGGTGTTGGTGGTGGGGTTGTGACATCTTTGATTACCATGCTTGTGACTGGTGGTAGTCTTATTGGCGGGGGGCTAAGACAG GAACCGCAATTAACTGCCTGCCAGACGTTTGACGCGTACACAAAACCTTTCTCCCTATGA
- the LOC115731376 gene encoding eukaryotic translation initiation factor 4G: MSFNQSRYQKSEAAQDRRPGRSAGFNQQRTSSGGYSKGGGAPAPSPSISSNRSFKKSNNVQGGQSRVNLRPVNISSEPAGATPTQHNLQNGAHVQPQPQSQGQSDAGKASATAKPAETPPAANRNTRAVPKAPTSQPPTMSSEMLPPSTPQKAPGDASKAFSFQFGSLSPGLMNGMQIPARTSSAPPNLDEQKRDQARHDAIKAGPQVPVPAAPKHPLPKRDLGATDQSNAGDSHTVSKGKKDQVPPIPPSVQSQKPPAHAMPGISMQMPFNQPQVPIQFNGPNTSIQSQGMASTSLQLPIPMSMLPVGNAPPSMQQQMYVTGLQAAHMIQPQGIMHQSQGLSFGPQINPQFPSQLGTLGMGISPYSQQQGAKFVGPRKTAVKITHPETHQEVRLDKRTEGFSDGGPSSRSHSNVPPQAQHISSYPSNHPANYFTNSYGPSPLFFPAPSSLPLSGTQITPTSQAPRFNPPVNQGAQRMTLLNSQDNSQLPERAGISIRAAVEPPPKQDQMQNAHAPPSALVQGTSKPRIVSDGENITDLPSASVLTAFEKVESPKAVKISGNSASRDSEVSGGPLLKEPGSDLGALPGPNKQYVGSTGASGEQSVTSSTANRSSAEAASTNVAGRRMENLSRSNSIKNHEQRKKGDDPHSIKVTEEGNSNSAIALRESSHSGVLENLKAKTTITYPSGICDDVPESVSESFSTTDAFSPDILEVKHDGAGEGIVSVSSEISAGEQFLDNSQTCQQSIQDDSAEKNEILDYTNADGGELESTEPVEQPKESVDSSVVSSVSVSLEHSDIIREGDQDSVPLVEASGEDVPTSTTERTSLDEERNHRDTDMTMGNSEMPTSSSLDSNIGEATPCDAVPLASVDGDNSQADASVNGRDEVIDSSSVLMSDSLKAGAGDDGDGDVTESVEGSLKSVQTAVPKDRPAPEISRSSSNIARGKKKRKEVLQRADAAGATLDLYMAYKGPEEKKESVESSRGAEIASEDIHVNQAAAETSTKEAVVSDDVEQTKAEIDDWEDAADVSSPALEPSTSRQQVDVFVPSSENRNGFLARKYSRDFLLKFAERCTNLPENFEVTDDIAEVFNPFVNGSRFADRDSHPSPGRTIDRQSGGARVVRRGSGLADDDKWGRLSGAFGPGRDLRLDVGLGPNPGLRPGQGGNYGVLRNPRAQASVQYTGGILSGPMQSPGFQGGMQRNNSDSDRWQRATGFQQKGLIPSPQTPLQMMHRAEKKYEVGRVTDEEQAKQRQLKAILNKLTPQNFEKLFEQVKAVNIDNAPTLKGLISQIFDKALMEPTFCEMYANLCRHLAQELPDFIEDDNKITFRRVLLNKCQEEFERGEREEEEANKAEEEGEIKQSEEEREEKRIKARRRMLGNIRLIGELYKKRMLTEKIMHECIKKLLGGQHETPEEEDIEALCKLMSTIGEMIDHPKAKDHMDTYFEGMWNLSNNMNLSSRVRFMLKDSIDLRRNKWQQRRKVEGPKKIDEVHRDAAQERHAQVSRNARAPGINSSRRGQPVDFSSRGSSVLSSPNAQVSVFRGLQSQVRGQGSQDIRFEERQPHESRPLAVPLPQRLGGDSHSITLGPQGGLGRGMSFRGPPSMSSTSVGDISSGLLDSRRIADASNGVSSVEKTSYVADRLSGSGAYDHSGVHRNRPGSREGFDRSGGNSPSPRMQGTSSSQDISSEKARPEERLRDMSIAAIKEFYSAKDEKEISLCIKDLNSPSFYPSMISLWVSDSFERKDLERDLLAKLLTNLTRSQECMLSPVDLIQGFESVLTTLEDAVNDAPKAAEFLGHIFGKIIVENIIPLRDIGHLIREGGGEPGQLLEVGLAADVLGSTLEVIKSEKGETVFNEIRSSSNLRLEDFRPPGRISSRILDRFV; the protein is encoded by the exons ATGTCCTTCAATCAATCCAGGTATCAGAAGAGCGAGGCGGCGCAAGATCGTAGACCCGGGCGATCCGCGGGCTTCAACCAGCAGCGGACCTCCTCGGGCGGTTACAGTAAGGGCGGCGGTGCCCCCGCCCCTTCTCCTTCCATCTCCTCCAATCGAag TTTCAAGAAGTCTAATAATGTGCAAGGAGGCCAATCTAGGGTAAACCTACGGCCTGTGAATATCTCCTCAGAGCCCGCGGGTGCTACTCCGACTCAGCATAATCTGCAAAATGGTGCCCATGTGCAGCCCCAGCCCCAATCACAAG GACAATCTGATGCTGGAAAAGCAAGCGCCACTGCTAAGCCTGCTGAAACACCTCCAGCCGCCAATAGAAACACCCGAGCTGTTCCGAAAGCTCCAACTTCTCAACCACCCACCATGAGTTCTGAAATGCTGCCTCCTTCAACACCCCAAAAGG CTCCTGGAGATGCCTCTAAAGCATTCTCTTTCCAGTTTGGCTCTTTAAGTCCCGGTCTCATGAATGGAATGCAG ATTCCTGCCAGAACCAGCTCTGCTCCTCCAAATTTGGATGAGCAGAAACGTGATCAG GCTCGCCATGATGCTATTAAAGCTGGTCCACAAGTGCCAGTTCCTGCTGCTCCTAAGCATCCATTACCAAAGCGAGATTTAGGTGCTACTGACCAGTCTAATGCGGGGGACAGCCATACTGTTTCAAAGGGCAAGAAGGATCAAGTTCCGCCCATTCCCCCCTCTGTACAATCACAGAAACCTCCAGCTCACGCCATGCCTGGAATTTCCATGCAAATGCCTTTTAACCAGCCACAAGTTCCTATTCAGTTCAATGGCCCCAATACTTCGATTCAGTCTCAAGGAATGGCATCCACTTCCCTTCAATTGCCAATTCCAATGTCTATGCTACCTGTGGGAAATGCTCCTCCTTCAATGCAGCAACAGATGTATGTCACGGGTCTGCAGGCCGCCCATATGATCCAACCTCAGGGCATAATGCATCAGAGTCAGGGCTTGAGTTTTGGGCCTCAGATTAATCCCCAATTCCCCTCCCAGTTGGGTACCTTGGGAATGGGTATCAGTCCATATTCACAACAACAAGGAGCGAAATTTGTTGGTCCTCGCAAGACTGCTGTCAAAATAACTCACCCAGAAACACATCAAGAGGTGAGGCTTGATAAGCGCACAGAGGGGTTTTCTGATGGAGGGCCTTCAAGCCGGTCTCATTCAAATGTACCTCCTCAAGCGCAACATATATCATCGTATCCATCAAACCATCCAGCCAACTATTTTACGAACAGTTACGGTCCCAGCCCTCTATTCTTCCCTGCCCCGAGTTCTCTTCCTCTATCCGGTACACAGATAACCCCCACCTCTCAGGCACCAAGATTTAATCCTCCTGTCAACCAAGGTGCTCAAAGAATGACATTGCTGAATTCCCAAGATAATTCACAGCTTCCTGAGAGGGCTGGCATATCTATCCGAGCAGCTGTGGAGCCACCACCCAAGCAGGATCAAATGCAAAATGCCCATGCTCCTCCTTCAGCTCTTGTGCAGGGGACATCTAAGCCCAGAATTGTTTCTGATGGTGAAAATATTACTGATTTACCTTCTGCAAGTGTCTTAACTGCCTTTGAAAAGGTTGAATCACCTAAAGCTGTCAAGATTTCTGGGAATTCAGCATCTAGAGATTCTGAGGTTTCTGGAGGCCCCTTGTTGAAAGAACCTGGAAGTGATTTAGGAGCATTGCCAGGGCCTAACAAACAATATGTAGGGTCGACTGGTGCTTCTGGGGAACAGTCTGTAACCAGTTCAACTGCCAATCGCTCTTCCGCCGAAGCAGCTTCTACTAATGTTGCTGGAAGGAGAATGGAGAACCTTAGCAGGTCCAATTCTATCAAGAATCACgagcaaagaaagaaaggagatgACCCACATTCAATCAAG GTTACTGAAGAAGGGAACTCAAACTCAGCCATAGCTTTACGGGAATCTTCTCATAGTGGGGTGCTTGAGAATTTGAAAGCTAAGACAACTATCACCTACCCATCAGGAATTTGTGATGATGTTCCAGAGTCTGTAAGCGAATCGTTTTCAACCACTGATGCTTTCTCTCCTGATATTTTGGAAGTTAAGCACGATGGTGCTGGGGAAGGCATTGTCTCTGTGTCATCTGAAATTTCTGCTGGTGAACAGTTTCTCGATAATTCACAGACTTGTCAACAATCAATTCAAGATGACTCTgcagagaaaaatgaaatattggATTATACGAATGCTGATGGAGGAGAACTAGAAAGTACGGAGCCTGTTGAGCAGCCTAAAGAGTCTGTTGATAGTTCTGTGGTTTCTTCTGTCTCAGTCTCTTTAGAACATTCTGATATCATCAGAGAGGGTGACCAGGATTCTGTCCCATTGGTTGAAGCTTCTGGGGAGGATGTTCCAACTAGCACAACTGAAAGGACCAGCCTGGATGAAGAGAGAAATCATCGAGATACTGATATGACAATGGGAAATTCGGAGATGCCTACATCCTCATCTCTGGATTCTAACATTGGAGAAGCTACCCCTTGTGATGCTGTTCCTTTAGCTAGTGTTGATGGTGACAATTCTCAGGCAGATGCCTCTGTAAATGGGAGGGATGAGGTGATTGACTCTTCTTCTGTTTTAATGTCCGACTCTTTAAAAGCAGGTGCTGgggatgatggtgatggtgatgttACGGAAAGTGTTGAGGGCAGCTTGAAATCAGTTCAGACAGCAGTTCCCAAAGATAGGCCTGCTCCAGAAATAAGTAGGTCTTCAAGTAATATAGctagaggaaagaaaaagaggaaagaagttCTCCAGAGAGCTGATGCTGCTGGGGCAACTCTCGATCTGTATATGGCTTACAAAGGtccagaggaaaagaaagaatcagTTGAGTCCTCCAGAGGCGCAGAGATTGCTTCTGAGGACATTCATGTAAACCAAGCAGCAGCTGAGACATCTACAAAAGAAGCTGTGGTGAGCGATGATGTTGAGCAAACTAAAGCTGAGATTGATGACTGGGAAGATGCTGCCGATGTCTCTTCACCAGCATTGGAACCTTCAACTAGCAGGCAACAGGTTGATGTTTTTGTGCCAAGCAGCGAAAATAGAAATGGGTTTCTCGCAAGAAAATATTCTAGAGATTTTCTCCTGAAATTTGCAGAGAGATGTACTAATCTTCCTGAGAATTTTGAAGTGACAGATGACATAGCCGAGGTATTCAACCCTTTTGTCAATGGTTCTCGCTTTGCTGACCGTGATTCTCACCCCAGTCCTGGGAGAACGATAGACAGGCAAAGTGGGGGCGCTCGGGTAGTTCGCCGCGGAAGTGGTTTGGCTGATGATGACAAGTGGGGTAGACTGTCTGGTGCTTTTGGTCCAGGGCGTGATCTGCGTCTTGATGTGGGCCTTGGGCCTAACCCAGGTCTCCGACCTGGCCAAGGAGGTAATTATGGTGTTTTGAGGAATCCTCGTGCACAGGCTTCCGTCCAATATACAGGAGGGATACTCTCTGGTCCAATGCAGTCCCCAGGATTTCAAGGAGGGATGCAGAGAAATAACTCTGACTCTGACAGGTGGCAGCGTGCTACTGGCTTCCAGCAGAAGGGACTGATACCTTCTCCTCAGACTCCATTACAGATGATGCACAGGGCTGAGAAAAAGTATGAAGTGGGTAGAGTTACGGATGAGGAACAGGCTAAGCAGAGGCAGTTGAAAGCTATCTTAAACAAGTTGACTCCTCAGAATTTCGAGAAATTGTTTGAGCAAGTAAAAGCAGTTAACATTGACAATGCACCCACTCTTAAAGGTCTTATCTCTCAGATTTTTGATAAGGCTTTGATGGAGCCCACATTTTGTGAAATGTATGCCAACTTATGTCGTCATCTTGCTCAAGAGTTGCCTGATTTCATTGAAGATGATAATAAGATTACTTTTAGGAGGGTGCTTTTGAACAAGTGCCAGGAAGAATTCGAGAGAggggaaagagaggaagaggaagccAATAAAGCTGAAGAGGAGGGTGAGATCAAACAGTCtgaagaggaaagagaggagaagagaatTAAGGCCCGAAGAAGAATGTTGGGAAACATCAGATTAATTGGGGAGTTGTACAAGAAGAGAATGTTAACTGAGAAAATAATGCATGAATGCATAAAGAAACTGTTGGGGGGTCAACATGAAACTCCCGAGGAGGAGGACATTGAGGCGTTGTGCAAATTAATGAGTACTATTGGGGAGATGATTGACCATCCAAAAGCAAAGGACCACATGGATACATATTTTGAGGGGATGTGGAATTTGTCAAACAACATGAATCTCTCCTCAAGGGTTAGGTTCATGTTGAAAGATTCAATTGATTTAAGGAGAAATAAATGGCAGCAAAGGAGGAAGGTTGAAGGGCCAAAGAAGATTGATGAAGTTCATAGAGATGCTGCTCAAGAACGACATGCCCAGGTTAGCAGAAATGCTCGTGCTCCAGGGATCAATTCTTCAAGAAGAGGACAGCCAGTGGACTTTTCGTCTAGGGGCTCTAGTGTCTTATCCTCTCCAAATGCCCAGGTCAGTGTTTTCCGCGGGTTGCAGTCACAGGTCCGTGGACAGGGCAGTCAGGATATTCGGTTTGAAGAGAGACAGCCTCATGAGTCAAGGCCATTGGCAGTTCCGTTGCCTCAAAGGTTAGGGGGCGATTCTCATTCGATCACCCTAGGACCTCAGGGTGGACTTGGCAGGGGAATGTCTTTCAGAGGGCCGCCATCAATGTCAAGCACTTCAGTAGGTGATATTTCCTCTGGCTTGTTGGACTCTCGAAGAATAGCAGATGCTTCAAATGGAGTTAGTTCTGTAGAGAAGACAAGCTATGTGGCAGATAGGCTTTCAGGCTCTGGTGCTTATGACCACTCCGGTGTGCATCGTAATAGGCCTGGTAGCCGAGAAGGTTTTGATAGATCTGGTGGAAATTCTCCTTCACCACGAATGCAGGGAACAAGTTCCTCTCAGGATATTTCTTCAGAGAAAGCACGGCCAGAAGAGAGGCTGAGAGATATGTCCATTGCAGCAATTAAAGAATTCTATAG TGCCAAAGATGAGAAGGAAATTAGTTTATGCATCAAGGACTTGAATTCTCCAAGCTTCTATCCTTCCATGATCTCTCTCTGGGTTTCAGACTCCTTTGAAAGGAAGGACTTGGAAAGGGATCTTCTGGCCAAGCTTCTAACCAACCTTACTAGGTCTCAAGAATGCATGTTAAGTCCGGTGGACCTCATCCAAGG GTTCGAGTCTGTGCTCACTACTTTGGAGGATGCAGTCAACGATGCCCCGAAAGCAGCCGAGTTTCTTGGCCATATTTTTGGCAAAATTATTGTTGAGAACATAATTCCATTGAGGGACATTGGGCATTTGATACGTGAAGGCGGAGGAGAACCTGGACAGCTTCTAGAAGTTGGGCTTGCGGCAGACGTCCTTGGAAGCACTCTGGAGGTGATCAAATCCGAGAAAGGTGAGACTGTTTTCAATGAGATTCGATCAAGCTCCAACTTGCGGTTGGAGGATTTTCGGCCACCGGGTCGTATAAGCTCAAGGATTTTAGACAGGTTCGTTTAG
- the LOC125314318 gene encoding SNF2 domain-containing protein CLASSY 3-like, giving the protein MHGSLDLRERQRLIGEFNNRQSQARVMLASTKACSEGISLVGASRVVLLDVVWNPSVERQAISRAFRIGQEKVVYTYHLITKGTTECDKYRNQMEKERLSKLVFSPTDKENGERRKSSGVAEDRILDEMTSSQNFMDLFDQILYQPKDSDAVENCD; this is encoded by the coding sequence ATGCATGGGAGCCTGGATCTGAGGGAACGTCAGCGTTTGATTGGAGAATTCAACAACCGACAGAGCCAAGCAAGAGTAATGTTAGCTTCAACTAAGGCTTGCTCTGAGGGCATAAGTCTAGTCGGAGCATCGAGAGTTGTCTTGCTAGACGTGGTTTGGAATCCTTCGGTGGAGAGGCAAGCAATTAGCCGCGCGTTCAGAATTGGCCAGGAGAAGGTAGTCTATACATACCATCTGATCACGAAGGGAACCACGGAATGTGACAAGTACCGCAATCAgatggagaaagagagattgtCTAAGCTGGTTTTCTCCCCAACGGACAAGGAAAATGGTGAGAGAAGAAAATCCAGTGGGGTTGCCGAAGACAGGATATTGGACGAGATGACTTCCAGCCAAAACTTCATGGATTTGTTTGATCAGATACTTTACCAGCCAAAGGATTCCGATGCAGTCGAGAACTGCGACTGA
- the LOC115730990 gene encoding SNF2 domain-containing protein CLASSY 4-like: protein MASHSSVASRTRSRTKKEANFAGVFSNVEPGSSGAKRAVRDVRFRETSGPEAESSGRGARQRVSSVSGGLDGGGGAGDDSRESIDVTDGADDTDTDEVISVSGSEEEEEESSDHRSQTVPRFEPNRVSHKLKNIDIVDVVISDSDEEESMDFEYAESVGGHENGRFGDDLRVIDDAGKKEDVERRVSWVNEWLQDDAEEEKEEEAINVEHDIECMDDPVIDKAERKENMVCRLLWVNEWLHGDMEEVKEEGTSNVGPLNAELNSPSNDENGNSGKMEERGSSSVSEPEEMMEKEETGDGVKNGDEGLQADDDEQEEEEEEGGAEIEFDRVNAGTDVSSVNGKGMIREMEERGNFCTPEKEGSSQSQEKSTSQILVSGVDRRTQEKGFGKVEGRKERDSGMSCSIRQWQKKRKCDDCSGEKAVANRSAEKEQTSATDGTGRNEYRGDWESRTRGERARKSRENTLFKLADCILGKDEILQDDIQKERADEEKQFAGAVKEERKEIFETFGTTASSMKRDCSVDMYEQKKVGEILTTSGEEGVGVHQAQERKDHRSIDDYDIHWERSVRSKEFKYFQRLAQKFRDNKDDADREEVVWEIPRRTEPEPQAEVTPLPVKFFWGDEEPEPAPKSEAEKEMDKMWSDMEFYLRAGELSSSKPPETEPSRATLCPGGKHELICNEEIGLICLFCDQVVHEIKYVFPPFLPSFEKFSTEGSGKKTLPNRENPSLFEGLCLLPSGNDSAELSHQSGSILDLIPCDRSKLYPHQLEGFEFMWKNLTGSTDLKELSNSEPKDVGGCIISHAPGTGKTCLTILFLHTYLRLFPNSRPVVIAPASLLLTWEEEFRKWNKKWDNSISFHNLNNPEYSGAENPEAMRMVEANRHLQQCSDVMRMIKLYSWSKSSSILGISYTLYEKLAVQKREGIKDPEKKSAIQKKDEEMRKILLDLPGVVVLDEGHTPRNQRSSIWNLLLKLRTEKRIILSGTPFQNNFLELYNTLCLVRPATADKLPLSLKKFCHTRTRQQKRAKTDYTNSFVQPPDKVADDAIVNLRSIMAPFVHVHKGSILKENLPGIKECIVVLNPGDMQRKIVENIQRSQCGFEYEFKLSLACIHPSLILSCNAYSDEKPVICREHQKLEDLKTNTDAGPIQRATVHDQ from the exons ATGGCTTCTCACTCCTCTGTAGCATCGAGAACCCGATCCCGGACAAAGAAAGAAGCTAACTTTGCTGGAGTTTTCTCCAATGTGGAGCCCGGATCTTCAGGAGCGAAGCGCGCGGTGCGTGATGTACGCTTTCGCGAGACTTCTGGCCCAGAAGCAGAGAGCAGCGGCAGAGGAGCTCGACAAAGAGTCTCCTCTGTTTCGGGTGGTTTGGACGGCGGAGGCGGCGCCGGTGATGACAGCCGTGAGAGCATTGATGTTACAGACGGTGCAGACGACACTGACACTGATGAAGTGATTTCAGTGAGTGGAagtgaggaggaggaagaagagtccAGCGATCACAGATCTCAGACGGTGCCAAGGTTTGAGCCTAACCGTGTCTCTCATAAACTTAAGAACATTGATATTGTTGATGTCGTCATTAGTGACTCTGATGAAGAGGAGAGCATGGACTTTGAGTATGCTGAGAGTGTAGGTGGccatgaaaatggaaggtttGGAG ATGATCTGCGGGTGATTGACGATGCGGGAAAGAAAGAGGATGTGGAACGTAGAGTTTCATGGGTCAATGAGTGGTTGCAGGATGATgcggaggaggaaaaagaagaagaagcgatcAATGTTGAGCATGATATCGAGTGCATGGATGATCCGGTGATTGATAAAGcggaaaggaaagagaatatGGTATGCAGACTTTTGTGGGTGAATGAATGGTTGCATGGTGATATGGAGGAGGTCAAGGAGGAAGGAACGAGTAATGTTGGACCATTAAATGCAGAACTCAATTCCCCTTCCAATGATGAGAATGGAAATAGTGGGAAaatggaggaaagaggaagtTCTAGTGTGTCGGAGCCTGAAGAAATGATGGAAAAAGAGGAAACAGGAGACGGGGTTAAAAATGGCGATGAAGGGTTGCAGGCTGATGATGATGagcaggaggaagaggaggaggaaggcggAGCAGAGATTGAGTTCGACAGAGTGAATGCTGGAACAGATGTCTCTTCTGTTAATGGAAAGGGAATGATcagggagatggaagaaagagGAAACTTTTGCACGCCGGAGAAAGAAGGATCGAGTCAGAGCCAAGAGAAGTCGACTTCCCAGATTTTGGTCTCTGGAGTTGATAGAAGAACACAGGAGAAAGGATTTGGGAAAGTAGAAGGTCGAAAGGAGAGGGATTCAGGCATGTCCTGTAGCATCCGAcaatggcaaaagaaaaggaaatgtgaTGATTGCAGCGGTGAGAAAGCGGTAGCAAACAGAAGTGCCGAGAAAGAGCAAACATCTGCTACTGATGGTACTGGGAGAAATGAGTATAGGGGCGATTGGGAGTCCAGAACAAGGGGTGAGAGAGCTCGCAAATCAAGGGAAAATACGTTATTCAAACTTGCCGATTGCATATTGGGGAAGGATGAGATTCTTCAAGATGACATTCAGAAGGAAAGGGCAGATGAAGAGAAACAGTTTGCTGGTGCTGTGAAGGAGGAGAGAAAGGAAATATTTGAGACTTTTGGCACGACAGCCAGCAGCATGAAAAGAGACTGTTCAGTTGATATGTACGAGCAGAAGAAAGTCGGTGAAATCTTGACTACGTCAGGCGAAGAGGGTGTCGGGGTGCATCAAGCACAAGAGAGAAAAGATCATAGGAGCATCGATGACTATGACATTCACTGGGAGAGATCCGTCAGGTCAAAAGAATTTAAGTATTTCCAACGTCTTGCTCAGAAATTCAGAGATAACAAAGATGATGCCGATCGGGAAGAAGTTGTATGGGAAATACCAAGAAGGACAGAGCCGGAGCCACAGGCTGAAGTGACTCCGCTTCCCGTGAAGTTCTTCTGGGGAGACGAGGAACCGGAGCCAGCACCAAAATCTGAAGCAGAGAAGGAGATGGACAAGATGTGGAGCGACATGGAATTTTATCTTAGAGCTGGAGAACTTAGCTCTTCCAAACCCCCC GAAACTGAACCAAGTCGAGCCACCCTTTGTCCAGGAGGAAAGCATGAGCTCATCTGCAATGAGGAAATTGGTTTGATTTGTCTCTTCTGTGATCAAGTAGTGCACGAGATAAAATATGTCTTCCCACCATTTCTACCATCATTT GAAAAGTTCTCCACCGAAGGGTCAGGAAAGAAAACATTGCCCAACAGAGAGAATCCGTCTTTGTTTGAAGGGCTTTGTCTTCTGCCTTCTGGAAATGACTCTGCCGAACTCTCTCATCAGAGCGGCTCCATTTTGGATCTCATCCCCTGTGACCGGAGTAAATTGTATCCACACCAGCTAGAGGGCTTTGAGTTTATGTGGAAGAACCTAACAGGGTCTACTGATCTAAAAGAATTGTCCAACTCTGAGCCTAAGGACGTTGGTGGATGCATCATATCTCATGCTCCAGGTACGGGGAAGACTTGCTTGACCATACTTTTTCTGCACACGTATCTCAGACTCTTCCCCAATTCCCGCCCTGTGGTTATTGCTCCTGCGAGCTTGCTTCTCACTTGGGAAGAAGAATTCAGGAAGTGGAACAAGAAATGGGACAACAGCATTTCATTTCACAACTTGAATAATCCGGAGTACTCCGGGGCAGAAAATCCTGAGGCTATGAGAATGGTGGAAGCAAATAGGCACCTCCAGCAATGTAGCGATGTGATGCGGATGATCAAGCTCTATTCCTGGAGTAAGAGCAGCAGCATACTAGGCATAAGTTACACTCTGTATGAGAAGCTTGCTGTCCAGAAAAGGGAAGGCATAAAGGATCCGGAGAAGAAGTCAGCGattcaaaagaaagatgaagagatGAGAAAGATTCTTCTCGATTTGCCGGGTGTAGTGGTTCTTGACGAAGGGCACACACCACGAAACCAAAGGAGCAGCATTTGGAATCTTCTGCTGAAACTTCGGACTGAGAAGAGGATCATCCTCTCAGGCACCCCTTTCCAGAATAATTTTCTAGAGCTCTATAACACCTTGTGCTTAGTGAGACCCGCAACAGCAGACAAACTCCCCCTTAGTCTCAAGAAATTCTGCCATACAAGAACAAGACAGCAGAAAAGAGCTAAAACAGATTATACCAATTCCTTCGTTCAGCCACCTGACAAAGTGGCTGATGATGCGATTGTGAATCTCCGGTCTATCATGGCTCCATTTGTTCATGTTCACAAAGGGAGCATTCTTAAAGAGAATCTTCCTGGTATAAAAGAGTGCATAGTGGTGTTAAACCCTGGGGATATGCAAAGGAAGATTGTCGAGAACATTCAAAGATCTCAATGCGGGTTTGAGTATGAGTTCAAGCTGTCTTTGGCCTGCATTCACCCTTCTCTGATCCTAAGCTGCAATGCATATTCGGATGAAAAACCTGTTATCTGCCGTGAGCATCAGAAGCTTGAAGATCTGAAGACTAACACAGATGCCGGG CCAATACAAAGAGCCACTGTCCATGATCAGTGA